One Pirellulales bacterium genomic window, GTTCGACCGTGATCGTGAAAGACCTCGATTTCGGCGACAACGAAGAGTTCACCTTAGTTGGCGCCGGCGACGAGGATTACGACAACGGCAAGATCCAAATCACGAGCCCGCTGGCTCAAGGGCTGGTCGGCCACAAGGTCGGGGATAAAGTCGAGATCCAGGTCCCCAGCGGCATGATGAAGTTCCAGATCCTGGAAATTCGTTCCAGCCTGGAATAGTTGCCCATCCCTCCACAGTTTTCGCCCGTCGGTGGTGCATGGGCAAGATCAGCCTTTCGCAAAAGCTGGCCCAATTCACGGATCATTGGAATCCGCGGATCATTGCCGAGTTGAATGGGCAACACGTCAAGCTGGTCAAGCTGCTGGGCGAGTTCGTCTGGCATCATCACGACGACGAGGACGAGTTGTTCCTGGTCGTGAAGGGCCGCTTCCGCATGGAATTCCGCGATCATGTCGAATGGGTCGAGGAAGGGGAGCTATTGGTCGTTCCCCGCGGCGTCGAGCACCGCCCCGTCGCCGATAGCGAAGCCCACGTGCTACTCTTCGAGCCCGCGTCGACCCTGAACACCGGCAACGTCGACGGCGACCGAACGCTGCGCGATTTGAAACGCCTGTGAAAAGCGCCGATGAGCAGTGAGTGGTGAAGGCGCTTTCGATCAGCGATTAGCAGCGGGGGCAAACACACTAGCCCGCAGCGCCAGCGATGGTTCTTTGTCGGTCATGGGTCGCGAATGCAAATGGTAGGGTGCGGCTGTGACGCACCAGGATTTGTTTATCCGCAGATTGCGCCGATTTTCGCGGATTAGAAGGCAGGGAGCAGAAGAATGGTGTGTCTCGGACACACCCTACGAGAAGCGACGAAATTCGTCTCTGTGGCCTCGGTGAACTCTGTGGCGGGAATCTTCTGGCCCGGAAGGGAACGAGTGGGCCGCTGACAGTCGGCTGGGGCCGTTTTAGAAACGGAGAATGCGGAATGCAAACTCGATGAAGAA contains:
- a CDS encoding cupin domain-containing protein → MGKISLSQKLAQFTDHWNPRIIAELNGQHVKLVKLLGEFVWHHHDDEDELFLVVKGRFRMEFRDHVEWVEEGELLVVPRGVEHRPVADSEAHVLLFEPASTLNTGNVDGDRTLRDLKRL